One region of Maylandia zebra isolate NMK-2024a linkage group LG10, Mzebra_GT3a, whole genome shotgun sequence genomic DNA includes:
- the drc2 gene encoding dynein regulatory complex subunit 2: protein MSKKMKKSVGKSDEERQVHLQQRAQAEEELKKKKEETLGLFLKDKLQKEQRNTAVNLLKLHDGWRAILRQTRDAELRHDIIVLQQTFERTLDDLDSIVQKLVGDVQETERQEAHMQRFHLHHMEALWALQAARLQGLQQQWERALEDVSASVSSQRQQMLEQSQQQEIQLQELTLTAELHNTDAMNDIRMLLEDTLAMYTCSLEEQVAALEGREEVSDATQTSLEHLQKSIVKVTQLEKQLADKQKKISEDLKTTKKLEVSALTTPPPVSELSSYVQVCHIHSQLTRDAVRRLREKMISNKAENSSLEEDLTATIHELNCRSHALQDHLTQSHTAARKRLTELTVQGDAAAKNLQAVVTKGERVLRAADICHRLETQHDTLLTSSSSQRTDECQQDTPAKDVCRFPELQQLRRSCSSAVLQREALRKHSKDLRRENEQLQLLLRQHDHHAHLPPLHVARAPTTTSTTPAARGRSHVTVIEAAHAVLKQ from the exons ATGtcaaagaagatgaagaagagtgTGGGGAAGTCTGACGAGGAGAGACAGGTGCACCTGCAGCAGCGCGCTCAGGCTgaggaggagctgaagaagaagaaggaggagacgCTCGGCCTGTTCCTGAAG GACAAGCTGCAGAAGGAGCAGAGGAACACTGCTGTGAACCTGCTGAAGCTCCACGACGGCTGGAGGGCAATCCTCCGCCAGACCAGGGATGCCGAGCTGCGCCATGACATCATCGTGCTCCAGCAGACGTTTGAGAGGACGCTGGACGACCTGGACAGCATCGTCCAG AAGCTGGTGGGCGACGTGCAGGAGACGGAGCGCCAGGAGGCGCACATGCAGCGCTTCCACCTGCACCACATGGAGGCGCTGTGGGCGCTGCAGGCCGCACGGCTGCAGGGTCTGCAGCAGCAGTGGGAGCGTGCCCTGGAGGACGTCAGCGCCAGCGTCAGCTCTCAGAG GCAGCAGATGTTGGAGCAGTCTCAGCAGCAGGAGATCCAGCTGCAGGAGCTGACCCTGACGGCGGAGTTGCACAACACGGACGCCATGAATGACATCAGGATGCTGCTCGAGGACACGCTGGCGATGTACACGTGCTCTCTGGAGGAGCAG GTGGCTGCTCTGGAGGGCAGGGAGGAGGTGAGTGACGCCACCCAGACGAGCTTAGAGCACCTGCAGAAAAGTATCGTCAAGGTAACGCAGCTCGAGAAGCAGCTcgcagacaaacagaagaagatcaGCGAAGACTTGAAGACCACCAAGAAGCTGGAGGTCAGTGCGCTCACAACACCTCCACCTGTCTCTGAGCTGAGCTCATACGTACAGGTGTGTCACATCCACAGTCAGCTGACCCGG GACGCCGTCCGCAGGCTGAGGGAGAAGATGATCTCCAACAAGGCAGAAAACAGCTCGCTGGAAGAGGACCTGACCGCCACCATACATGAGCTCAACTGCAGGTCTCACGCACTCCAGGACCACCTGACCCAGTCGCACACGGCGGCGAGGAAGAGGCTCACCGAGCTCACCGTCCAGGGTGACGCCGCCGCCAAGAACCTGCAGGCCGTCGTCACCAAG GGCGAGAGGGTTCTACGGGCCGCGGACATCTGCCACCGGCTGGAGACGCAACACGACACGTTactgacatcatcatcatcacaacgCACAGACGAGTGCCAACAGGACACGCCAGCAAAG GACGTCTGTAGGTTCCCGGAACTGCAGCAGCTGCGGCGGAGCTGCAGCAGTGCTGTGCTGCAGCGTGAAGCTCTGAGGAAGCACAGCAAGGACCTGAGGCGTGAGAACgaacagctgcagcttttgcTGCGTCAGCATGACCACCACGCCCACTTGCCCCCGCTCCACGTGGCCCGAGCTCCgaccaccaccagcaccacacCTGCTGCGAGGGGTAGGAGCCACGTCACGGTCATCGAAGCTGCCCACGCCGTCTTGAAGCAGTGa
- the LOC101482620 gene encoding heat shock protein beta-11: protein MLCPSVIQMSPAAMTPFLDLHWPVRSLWPETRPLFYHIEREMIRHMQEMKQSIEFMERLHQKIFEEIDQTSSCTGVFKPIAFQELGRDGTTFALSLDTKEFSPEELSVKQVGRKLRVSGRTEKKQEDGKGCYTYKCQEFRQEFDLPDGVDPEAVTCSLLGGQLQIQAPRENPANDGKERIVPISFTSAPAVTASASSAGAEGSGTSTSESTPTEKN, encoded by the coding sequence ATGTTGTGCCCCAGTGTCATCCAGATGTCCCCCGCCGCCATGACGCCTTTCCTGGACCTGCACTGGCCCGTCCGCAGCCTGTGGCCCGAGACCCGGCCGCTTTTCTACCACATCGAGCGGGAGATGATCCGTCAcatgcaggagatgaagcagagCATCGAGTTCATGGAGCGGCTGCACCAGAAGATCTTTGAGGAGATCGATCAGACATCCTCCTGCACGGGGGTCTTCAAGCCCATCGCCTTCCAGGAGCTGGGGAGGGACGGCACCACCTTTGCCCTCAGCCTGGACACGAAGGAGTTCTCCCCAGAGGAGCTGTCGGTGAAGCAGGTGGGCCGCAAGCTGAGGGTGAGTGGCAGAACGGAGAAGAAGCAGGAGGACGGGAAGGGCTGCTACACCTACAAGTGCCAGGAGTTCAGGCAGGAGTTCGACCTGCCGGACGGCGTCGACCCCGAGGCCGTCACCTGCTCGCTGTTGGGAGGCCAGCTGCAGATTCAGGCGCCGCGGGAGAACCCCGCCAACGACGGGAAGGAGAGGATCGTCCCCATCAGCTTCACCTCAGCCCCGGCCGTCACCGCCTCCGCCTCCAGCGCTGGAGCAGAGGGGAGCGGCACCTCCACCTCAGAGAGCACCCCCACAGAGAAAAACTGA